The Spirosoma oryzicola genome contains a region encoding:
- a CDS encoding OsmC family protein has translation MKITRNASAHWTGTGKDGKGTVSTASTVLNQTQYSYNTRFENGVGTNPEELVGAAHAGCFAMQLAFNIQQAGFAADSLDVQAAITLEDGGITSSKLTLKASVPGLDQAKFDELVDHAEHNCPISKLFNTNITVDATLV, from the coding sequence ATGAAAATTACCCGTAATGCATCGGCTCACTGGACAGGAACTGGAAAAGATGGTAAAGGTACGGTAAGTACTGCCAGCACTGTATTGAACCAGACACAGTATTCATACAACACCCGTTTTGAGAATGGTGTTGGGACGAATCCAGAAGAACTGGTTGGCGCGGCTCATGCTGGCTGCTTTGCGATGCAACTAGCATTTAATATTCAGCAAGCTGGTTTTGCCGCTGATTCGCTCGATGTACAGGCTGCCATCACGCTCGAAGACGGAGGCATCACCAGTTCTAAACTAACCCTGAAAGCTAGCGTTCCCGGCCTCGATCAGGCAAAATTCGATGAGCTGGTTGACCACGCTGAGCACAACTGCCCGATTTCGAAGTTGTTCAATACCAACATCACTGTTGACGCTACTCTCGTGTAG
- a CDS encoding replication initiation protein, with amino-acid sequence MAKSTKASGSQTELFSNDSDFLEADRRATSRQLRQDSIVAQHNDLIRARYEMSLLESRLFICLLGRIDRKDKDFLLCRIPVSELYPDEKVGGKAYAQVREAVIRLASRVIHVESIDENGRREIVSNPLMATCRYKEGSGYLIAQFNNFVKPYLLELQGNFTVAEIQTLLGFRSFYSYRLYWLLKSAAFHHETIKLELSSLKKTLNLEQRYQNFADFKRFVLDIAKHELSITDMAFDYKQLKDGRAVTALSFHLLRPAVVTQDDIKLPEGTQQTLTEVGLSLKSLSDIKLRFQQGGLPEDYLRFVIHYYQEAKKKGRLKSLAGAIYKALMTDQLRQEFQLWQANQPTYHAPKATHKTAKVEIIPLDVLREQFESLSTKGLAEYDTFEAYLDWMLSQAMYDMDVIDGKEVLVYTEPATDIPKA; translated from the coding sequence ATGGCTAAAAGCACGAAGGCATCGGGCTCTCAAACCGAGTTATTTAGTAACGACTCCGATTTTTTGGAAGCCGATCGGCGGGCCACCAGCCGCCAACTCCGGCAAGATAGCATAGTTGCTCAGCATAATGATTTGATTCGAGCCCGCTATGAGATGTCTTTGCTGGAATCACGCTTGTTTATTTGTTTGCTGGGCCGTATTGACCGTAAGGATAAAGATTTTTTGCTCTGCCGAATTCCGGTTTCTGAGTTATACCCGGACGAAAAAGTAGGAGGAAAGGCGTACGCGCAAGTTCGGGAAGCCGTCATTCGTTTAGCCAGTCGGGTCATTCACGTAGAAAGCATCGATGAAAATGGTCGACGGGAGATTGTCAGCAACCCACTCATGGCAACCTGTCGGTACAAAGAAGGGTCAGGCTACCTGATTGCCCAGTTTAATAACTTTGTAAAGCCATATCTGCTCGAACTTCAGGGAAACTTTACGGTGGCAGAGATTCAAACGCTGCTTGGGTTCCGGAGCTTCTATTCCTATCGCCTGTACTGGTTGTTGAAATCAGCCGCGTTTCATCACGAAACCATAAAGCTGGAGCTGTCATCGCTCAAAAAGACGCTCAATCTGGAACAGCGCTATCAGAACTTTGCCGACTTTAAACGCTTTGTGCTAGACATTGCCAAGCATGAGCTCAGTATAACGGATATGGCGTTCGACTACAAACAGCTTAAAGATGGTCGTGCCGTTACAGCTCTGTCGTTTCATTTGCTAAGACCGGCGGTCGTTACCCAAGATGATATAAAACTCCCTGAGGGTACGCAGCAAACGCTTACCGAAGTAGGCTTAAGCCTTAAATCCCTGAGTGATATAAAGTTGCGGTTTCAGCAGGGAGGACTTCCCGAAGATTATCTGCGGTTCGTGATTCATTATTACCAGGAGGCTAAAAAGAAAGGTCGGCTTAAATCACTGGCCGGGGCAATCTACAAAGCGTTGATGACGGATCAGCTTCGTCAGGAATTTCAGCTCTGGCAAGCGAACCAGCCCACGTATCACGCTCCCAAAGCAACCCATAAGACGGCTAAAGTTGAAATTATTCCGCTCGATGTGTTGCGCGAACAATTTGAGTCATTGTCCACCAAAGGCTTGGCGGAGTATGATACATTCGAAGCCTATCTGGATTGGATGTTAAGCCAAGCTATGTATGACATGGACGTGATTGATGGAAAAGAAGTATTGGTTTATACCGAACCAGCTACCGACATACCAAAAGCCTAG
- a CDS encoding ParA family protein translates to MIANADVLTFFQHNPAISASVIEQEAGIPTTTLTKALTGGRILNAKHLAALYPILKKYGYTDASARKAKVISIANHKGGVGKTTTTLNLGRALSILGKRVLLIDLDSQGNLSQVLGVEEPQKQVVNALLGNESLPIVRITDNFDLAPSDLELANADLELVQAVGGVNQLKNVIAGLRAQYDYILIDCPPALNIFTNSALVASTSCLITLQPEASAMKGINNLFERITQVRDRINHELTVEGIVLTLVDKRLNVHRDMLNYIRSGVLTNFTIFNTEIRLNVALKESQIAQQDIFTYAKDSHGAADYRSLALELTRQNVH, encoded by the coding sequence ATGATTGCCAACGCTGACGTCCTAACATTCTTTCAGCATAACCCTGCCATATCCGCTTCCGTGATTGAACAGGAGGCCGGTATACCCACTACAACACTCACCAAAGCGTTGACAGGTGGTCGTATCCTAAATGCGAAGCATTTAGCTGCATTATACCCCATCCTGAAGAAGTACGGTTATACCGATGCTTCAGCCCGAAAAGCAAAAGTTATATCCATTGCGAATCACAAGGGCGGTGTTGGCAAAACGACGACGACCTTAAATTTAGGGCGTGCTTTGTCAATCTTAGGAAAGCGAGTTTTGCTGATCGACCTAGACTCCCAGGGTAATTTATCGCAGGTCTTAGGAGTCGAAGAACCACAAAAACAGGTTGTAAATGCGTTGTTGGGTAATGAATCGCTGCCTATCGTACGTATCACTGACAATTTTGACCTTGCTCCGAGCGATCTAGAACTGGCCAATGCTGATCTTGAGTTAGTACAAGCCGTTGGAGGAGTTAATCAGCTAAAGAACGTCATTGCGGGTTTGCGCGCGCAGTATGATTACATTCTAATCGACTGCCCACCCGCCCTGAATATATTTACCAACTCGGCGCTGGTAGCTTCGACATCCTGTCTTATTACGCTGCAACCTGAAGCGTCCGCGATGAAAGGAATTAACAACCTATTTGAGCGCATTACTCAGGTTCGCGACCGAATCAACCATGAACTAACCGTGGAGGGAATCGTGCTGACGTTGGTGGATAAACGCCTGAACGTCCACCGGGATATGCTTAATTACATCCGGAGCGGGGTGCTCACAAACTTCACAATCTTTAACACGGAAATTCGGCTAAACGTGGCGTTAAAAGAATCGCAGATTGCCCAGCAAGATATTTTCACCTACGCTAAAGATTCGCATGGTGCTGCCGACTATCGTAGTCTGGCGCTGGAATTAACTCGTCAAAACGTCCACTGA